One genomic segment of Danio rerio strain Tuebingen ecotype United States chromosome 11, GRCz12tu, whole genome shotgun sequence includes these proteins:
- the acad9 gene encoding complex I assembly factor ACAD9, mitochondrial (The RefSeq protein has 2 substitutions compared to this genomic sequence) — protein sequence MSLNKFIVLSRSVRRGRNLFAARVAQTGEYLYQFQSQRFIRSSSRSLAYAKDLFLGKVNKKEVFPYPEISNEELEELNQFVQPVEKFFNESVDSAKIDREANIPPETLDGLKELGLFGIQIPEEYGGLGLSNTMYARLGEITSLDGSIAVTLAAHQAIGLKGILIAGTDAQKAKYLPKLATGEHIAAFCLTEPGSGSDAASIQLRATLTEDGKHYLLNGTKFWISNGGWADIMTVFARTEVVDKDGQKKDKITAFIVERAFGGVTSGKPEDKLGIRGSNTTEITFEDTKVPIENVIGEVGDGFKVAMNILNNGRFSMGGAGAGVVKKLIELSAEYAGTRKQFNRRLSEFGMIQDKFATMALNVYVMESMAYLTAGMMDRPGLPDCSLEAAMVKVFSSEGTWICVSEALQVLGGLGFTKNYPYERYLRDCRILQIFEGTNEILRMYVALTGMQHAGKILTGKIKEMKKGNLGVVFEILGKKIKDTVQTADFGLTGKDGVVHPSLTESAKMFEQNAACFGSTVEGLLYRYGKTIVDEQLLLKKVADVLINLYAMTAVLSRSSRSISIGLRNHDHEVLLTNTFCKDAHFKNNYMLSQLQRYSPENDDANIKKIAQDVLAKRAYICSHPLERTF from the exons ATGAGCCTGAACAAATTTATTGTTTTGTCAAGATCTGTAAGGCGTGGGAGGAATTTATTCGCTGTTCGTGTCGCGCAAACAGGAGAATATCTTTATCAGTTTCAGTCGCAGCGCTTCATTAGGTCCAGCTCGAGGAGTTTAGCTTATGCAAAAGATCTGTTCCTGGGCAAAGTTAACAAG AAAGAAGTGTTTCCCTATCCAGAAATCAGCAATGAAGAATTAGAAGAGTTAAACCAGTTTGTTCAGCCTGTGGAAAAGTTTTTCAATGAAAGTG TTGACTCTGCGAAGATCGATAGGGAGGCCAATATTCCCCCTGAGACTTTGGATGGACTAAAAGAACTGGGTCTGTTTGGGATCCAGATACCTGAAGAATATG GGGGCCTGGGACTCTCAAACACCATGTATGCCAGGTTAGGAGAGATCACGTCTTTAGATGGGTCTATTGCAGTCACTCTTGCAGCACATCAGGCCATCGGCCTGAAG GGTATATTAATAGCTGGAACGGATGCTCAGAAAGCAAAATATCTGCCCAAACTAGCAACAGGAGAACATATAGCAGCTTTCTGCCTCACCGAACCTGGAAG TGGCAGTGATGCTGCATCTATACAGCTGAGAGCCACGCTAACAGAAGATGGGAAGCACTACCTGCTCAATGGCACAAAG TTTTGGATTTCCAATGGTGGATGGGCAGACATCATGACTGTGTTTGCCAGAACTGAAGTTGTTGATAAAGATGGTCAAAAGAAAGATAAGATCACAGCGTTCATTGTGGAAAGAGCATTCGGTGGAGTCACCAGTGGAAAACCTGAAGACAAACTGGGCATCAGAGGGTCAAACA CGACTGAGATCACATTTGAAGACACAAAAGTGCCTATCGAGAACGTAATTGGTGAAGTTGGTGATGGTTTTAAG GTCGCCATGAACATCCTGAATAATGGGCGCTTTAGCATGGGTGGTGCAGGTGCAGGGGTGGTCAAGAAACTCATTG AGCTGTCAGCAGAATATGCAGGCACAAGAAAACAATTCAACAGAAGGCTTTCAGAGTTTGGAATGATTCAG GACAAGTTTGCCACTATGGCCCTGAATGTGTATGTGATGGAGAGCATGGCGTACCTCACTGCTGGAATGATGGACCGCCCTGGACTCCCAGACTGCTCTCTGGAGGCCGCGATGGTCAAG GTCTTTAGTTCTGAGGGCACCTGGATCTGTGTGAGTGAAGCTCTGCAGGTTTTAGGAGGTCTGGGTTTCACTAAGAACTACCCCTACGAGCGCTACCTCAGGGACTGCCGCATCCTCCAAATATTTGAG GGCACTAATGAAATTTTGAGGATGTACGTCGCACTTACAGGGATGCAGTATGCTGGCAAAATATTAACTGGAAAAATAAA GGAGATGAAGAAAGGAAATTTAGGCGTGGTGTTCGAGATTCTGGGGAAGAAAATCAAGGACACAGTGCAGACGGCAGATTTTGGGCTCACCGGCAAAGATGGTGTTGTTCATCCCAGTCTGACG GAGAGCGCCAAAATGTTTGAGCAGAACGCTGCATGTTTTGGCTCCACTGTTGAAGGTTTGCTGTACCGATATGGAAAG ACAATTGTCGATGAGCAGCTtctgttgaagaaagttgcagaTGTGTTAATTAACCTCTACGCCATGACAGCCGTCCTGTCCCGCTCCTCTCGCTCCATCTCCATCGGCCTGCGCAACCATGACCATGAG GTGCTGCTCACCAACACTTTCTGCAAGGATGCTCATTTCAAGAACAACTACATGTTGAGTCAGCTTCAAAGAT ATTCCCCAGAGAATGATGATGCCAACATAAAGAAGATCGCCCAGGATGTCTTAGCCAAGAGGGCATATATCTGCTCACATCCCCTGGAAAGAACCTTCTGA